A genomic region of Plasmodium vivax chromosome 1, whole genome shotgun sequence contains the following coding sequences:
- a CDS encoding 60S ribosomal protein L37, putative (encoded by transcript PVX_087860A), with protein MGKAGKGTGSFGKRNGKSHFLCIRCGKRSYHLQKKKCASCGYPSAKKRRFNWSVKAKRRNTIGTGRCRYIKTLRRKLKNKFTEGSTPKPKQR; from the coding sequence ATGGGTAAGGCAGGAAAGGGAACAGGGTCATTTGGAAAGCGAAATGGAAAGAGCCACTTCCTTTGCATAAGGTGTGGGAAAAGGAGTTATCacctgcaaaaaaaaaagtgcgccTCATGTGGGTACCCCAGCGCCAAGAAGAGAAGATTCAACTGGTCCGTCAAAGccaaaagaagaaacacaaTTGGAACGGGCCGATGTAGATATATTAAAACGTTGAGAAGGAaactgaaaaataaattcaccGAGGGAAGTACCCCCAAACCGAAGCAAAGATGA